In Ostrea edulis chromosome 6, xbOstEdul1.1, whole genome shotgun sequence, a single window of DNA contains:
- the LOC125648373 gene encoding neuronal acetylcholine receptor subunit alpha-9-like encodes MKNWNSFCWCLQLLIGVLLMISSQAAQYSDAESLLQVVFNNYSTDIVPKENLSEVFEVSIYPYVFSVNDFNEVSGVISIVSGFVLTWHDFRLTWTPSNYGGLQDLAVPKKKLWVPNIFLVDPANKMEAIGDEDFIGRISYSGYVSWVPGGLIQTLCNVDMYKFPFDTQTCGFTLVLWGYTPAEAKLVPFQNMTSADTLYYTPNSQWTLEGTVMKQSDLGGSDTLLEIQLILKRKSLYFVINMLAPILLLSLLNPLVFALPIDSGERISYAITIFLSFAVFMTLLSDNIPKTSEPMALMSYFLITTMCMSTLICVLSIVTMHFHFKDSDSQVSSKAAFMLDVLQFRFLCRFCRRREKVSKVKDIVGLNVRFVKSKDDNEEKSPDKEAERNVTWKDIAVGYDKTMTYYFYFIVFLQWIILGATLA; translated from the coding sequence ATGAAGAACTGGAATTCCTTCTGTTGGTGCCTGCAGCTGCTGATCGGCGTGTTGTTAATGATCTCCTCTCAGGCTGCTCAGTATTCGGACGCCGAATCACTGCTTCAAGTTGTCTTTAACAATTACTCGACTGATATAGTTCCTAAAGAGAATTTATCAGAAGTTTTCGAGGTTTCTATTTATCCGTATGTGTTTTCTgtaaatgattttaatgaaGTGTCTGGAGTTATATCTATTGTGAGTGGCTTTGTGTTGACATGGCATGATTTCCGGTTAACTTGGACACCGAGCAACTACGGTGGCCTCCAGGACCTTGCGGTTCCAAAGAAGAAACTCTGGGTTCCGAACATATTTTTGGTTGACCCAGCCAATAAGATGGAAGCTATCGGAGATGAAGACTTTATCGGAAGAATATCTTATAGCGGTTATGTGTCTTGGGTACCTGGAGGTCTGATACAAACTCTATGCAACGTTGACATGTACAAATTTCCTTTCGACACACAGACGTGTGGTTTTACTCTAGTTTTATGGGGATATACGCCAGCCGaagctaaactggttccctttCAGAATATGACGTCCGCGGATACACTGTATTATACTCCTAATTCTCAGTGGACATTGGAGGGAACTGTAATGAAGCAATCTGATTTGGGAGGATCGGACACTCTACTTGAAATCCAGTTGATTTTGAAGAGAAAATCCCTGTATTTTGTTATCAACATGTTGGCCCCCATCCTTCTTTTGTCCTTACTTAACCCTTTGGTCTTTGCTTTGCCAATTGATAGCGGAGAGCGTATATCCTATGCTATTACAATATTCTTGTCGTTTGCCGTTTTTATGACATTGTTAAGTGACAATATTCCAAAAACTTCCGAGCCGATGGCTTTGATGTCGTACTTTCTTATAACAACGATGTGTATGAGTACTTTGATATGCGTTTTGAGCATTGTTACAATgcattttcatttcaaagatTCTGACTCGCAGGTGTCTTCGAAAGCTGCTTTTATGCTTGACGTTCTACAATTTCGATTCTTATGCCGCTTCTGTAGAAGACGTGAAAAGGTATCTAAAGTGAAAGACATCGTGGGTTTAAATGTACGTTTTGTAAAAAGTAAAGACGATAACGAAGAAAAATCACCAGATAAGGAAGCAGAGAGGAATGTTACTTGGAAAGACATAGCTGTCGGTTACGACAAAACAATGACttattatttttacttcattgttTTTCTGCAGTGGATCATCCTTGGAGCGACATTAGCATAA